The Scomber japonicus isolate fScoJap1 chromosome 9, fScoJap1.pri, whole genome shotgun sequence genome includes a region encoding these proteins:
- the agpat9l gene encoding glycerol-3-phosphate acyltransferase 3-like, protein MEDLWAMTLWVLKIWLYLIFFLIMIPAMFGFSLGISETYMTILVKTLEWATLKIQKANTEEQALKASASNGLIQRDDGSMEKELEELRRSRPKPPDGGNFTLSDCFYFSRRGIESIVEDEVTQRFSSEELVLWNLLTRTNNDFQYISLRLTLVYGFGIFVRYCILAPLRITLACIGLTWLVIGTSAVGLLPNWRIKFWLSEWVHVMCYRICARGLSATIHYHNRENKPNKGGICVANHTSPIDIVILCNDGCYAMVGQVHGGLMGILQRAMVRSCPHVWFERAEMKDRHLVAKRLRDHVNDKTKLPILIFPEGTCVNNTSVMMFKKGSFEIGATIYPVAIKYDPKFGDAFWNSSKYSMVSYLLRMMTSWALVCNVWYLPAMHQQEGEDAVQFANRVKSAIAHQGGLVDLQWDGGLKRAKVKESFKQEQQKQYSSMVVGDDSSNSD, encoded by the exons ATGGAGGACTTGTGGGCAATGACCCTTTGGGTGCTGAAGATTTGGCTTtacctcattttcttcctcatcATGATCCCAGCCATGTTTGGCTTCTCACTGGGCATCTCTGAGACATACATGACCATCCTGGTCAAAACCTTAGAG TGGGCCACTCTGAAGATACAGAAGGCAAATACAGAAGAACAAGCACTCAAAGCCTCTGCATCTAATG gtCTCATCCAGAGGGACGATGGCTCTATGGAGAAAGAGTTAGAGGAACTTAGACGGAGTCGCCCCAAACCCCCAGACGGCGGCAATTTTACACTTAgtgactgtttttatttcagtcgGAGAGGAATTGAGAGTATTGTAGAGGATGAg GTCACCCAGCGGTTCAGTTCAGAGGAGCTGGTATTGTGGAACCTGCTGACTCGCACAAACAACGATTTCCAGTACATCAGTCTGAGGTTGACACTGGTTTACGGCTTCGGCATCTTTGTGAGATACTGCATCCTTGCCCCACTCAG GATAACGCTGGCCTGCATTGGCCTCACCTGGTTAGTTATTGGAACATCTGCTGTTGGACTGCTCCCAAATTGGAG gATAAAGTTCTGGCTCAGTGAATGGGTCCATGTCATGTGCTACAGGATCTGTGCTCGAGGACTCTCTGCCACCATCCACTACCACAACAG ggaaaataaaccaaacaaagGAGGAATCTGTGTTGCCAATCACACCTCCCCTATCGACATTGTGATACTCTGCAATGATGGGTGTTATGCTATG gTAGGTCAGGTACACGGAGGTTTGATGGGAATCCTCCAGAGAGCCATGGTAAGATCCTGTCCCCATGTCTGGTTTGAGAGGGCAGAGATGAAAGATCGCCACCTGGTGGCTAAAAG GTTGAGGGATCATGTGAATGACAAGACAAAGCTTCCCATATTGATATTTCCAGAGG GAACCTGTGTCAACAACACATCTGTCATGATGTTTAAGAAGGGAAGTTTTGAGATTGGAGCAACAATCTACCCTGTTGCCATTAAG TATGACCCAAAGTTTGGAGATGCTTTCTGGAACAGTTCCAAGTACAGCATGGTCAGTTACCTGCTGAGGATGATGACCAGCTGGGCCCTCGTCTGTAATGTCTGGTATCTGCCAGCCATGCACCAACAG GAGGGGGAAGATGCTGTCCAGTTTGCCAACAGGGTTAAGTCAGCCATCGCTCACCAGGGAGGGCTGGTGGATCTACAGTG GGATGGAGGCCTCAAGAGAGCAAAGGTGAAGGAGTCGTTCAAACAGGAGCAGCAGAAGCAATACAGCAGCATGGTGGTGGGTGACGACAGCAGCAACAGTGACTGA